One genomic window of Candidatus Methylomirabilota bacterium includes the following:
- a CDS encoding ABC transporter substrate-binding protein has protein sequence MCTPDSASRDPRRLSRRQLLQAGGLTLGALAVGRHAYGQTPKEGGTFISARTTEATGLDPQLVPAFSRSARSPLTYNQLVRLEPDMTPVPELAESWETSKDGLTWTFKLRQGVKFHDGQELTSADVKFTFDRLFEKSPGKSDFIAVDKVEPAGKHVVKFVTKEPFAGLLAALGGFWGFILSEAGIKKHGDLNKAALGTGPYVLDDWKVEQQMVLKKNPSYFKKGLPHVDQVVLRVIPDEANIVAALRTGQIHHAFIEDNKNYNLLKDEKALTGYRSSRLGYDFLNINASRGPLKDVRVRQAISWAVDRAQVMRVATSGFGRLTAPATAPMKQWQLPEEQWMRYYKPDVEKAKKLMADAGQAAGFTVKLGVIPTFPTMVSGAPVIAAQLKRIGINAEIENVEYAVWIKRWQAKDFDLTMNTTPGYADPDTAFFRALHSTKGQNWNSWSVPDLDAMLEEGRRTLDQKKRKEIYDRAQIMILENVPHLWLFSADTIDFTQSSVKGFRQHPTTLLYGFEGVWFDKA, from the coding sequence ATGTGCACTCCGGACTCCGCGTCCCGCGACCCCCGCCGCCTCAGCCGCCGCCAGCTCCTGCAGGCGGGCGGCCTCACCCTCGGGGCCCTCGCCGTCGGCCGCCACGCCTACGGCCAGACCCCGAAGGAGGGTGGCACCTTCATCTCCGCCCGCACCACCGAGGCCACCGGGCTCGATCCCCAGCTCGTGCCCGCCTTCTCGCGCAGCGCGCGCTCGCCGCTCACCTACAACCAGCTCGTGCGCCTCGAGCCCGACATGACGCCGGTGCCCGAGCTCGCTGAGTCCTGGGAGACGAGCAAGGACGGCCTCACCTGGACCTTCAAGCTCCGCCAGGGGGTGAAATTCCACGACGGGCAGGAGCTCACCTCGGCCGACGTGAAGTTCACCTTCGACCGCCTGTTCGAGAAGTCACCGGGCAAGTCCGACTTCATCGCGGTCGACAAGGTCGAGCCGGCGGGCAAGCACGTGGTGAAGTTCGTCACCAAGGAGCCGTTCGCGGGGCTGCTCGCCGCGCTGGGCGGCTTCTGGGGCTTCATCCTCAGCGAGGCGGGGATCAAGAAACACGGCGACCTCAACAAGGCGGCGCTCGGCACCGGCCCCTACGTCCTCGACGACTGGAAGGTCGAGCAGCAGATGGTGCTGAAGAAGAACCCGAGCTACTTCAAGAAGGGCCTGCCCCACGTGGACCAGGTGGTGCTGCGGGTGATCCCCGACGAGGCCAACATCGTGGCCGCCCTCCGCACCGGCCAGATCCACCATGCCTTCATCGAGGACAACAAGAACTACAACCTGCTCAAGGACGAGAAGGCGCTCACTGGCTACCGCTCCTCGCGCCTCGGCTACGACTTCCTCAACATCAATGCCTCGCGCGGGCCGCTGAAGGACGTTCGCGTGCGCCAGGCCATCTCCTGGGCGGTGGACCGCGCCCAGGTCATGCGCGTCGCGACCTCCGGCTTCGGCCGCCTCACCGCTCCCGCCACCGCCCCCATGAAGCAGTGGCAGCTCCCTGAAGAGCAGTGGATGCGCTACTACAAGCCGGACGTGGAGAAGGCCAAGAAGCTCATGGCCGACGCCGGGCAGGCCGCGGGCTTCACCGTGAAGCTCGGCGTGATCCCCACCTTCCCCACCATGGTGTCGGGCGCGCCCGTCATCGCCGCCCAGCTCAAGCGCATCGGCATCAACGCCGAGATCGAGAACGTGGAGTACGCGGTGTGGATCAAGCGCTGGCAGGCAAAGGACTTCGACCTGACCATGAACACCACGCCCGGTTACGCCGATCCCGACACCGCGTTCTTCCGGGCCCTGCACTCCACCAAGGGCCAGAACTGGAACTCCTGGAGCGTGCCCGACCTCGACGCGATGCTCGAGGAGGGCCGGCGCACCCTGGACCAGAAAAAGCGCAAGGAGATCTACGACCGGGCGCAGATCATGATCCTGGAGAACGTGCCGCACCTCTGGCTCTTCTCCGCCGACACCATCGACTTCACCCAGTCGAGCGTGAAGGGCTTCCGCCAGCATCCCACCACGCTGCTCTACGGCTTCGAGGGGGTCTGGTTCGACAAGGCCTGA
- a CDS encoding ABC transporter permease: MAAIDSALRATPALPQRAAWSRPLRRLSRSAVVVVGAIGAALIVGMALFANVIAPSPPDVQNFDLIEARPSAQAWFGTDRFGRDVLSRVIYGSRISLYVAATSISVAMLAGGVLGLAAGYLGGAWDNVINRVLDVFFSVPGLLLSVGIAAMRGPGVNSAVIAIAIVYIPIFARVMRAPVLAEREKEYVEAVRALGASRWVVALKHVLPNVISPFVVQGTVAFSQAILIEASLSYLGLSAQPPTPSWGNMLNEGRTYLETAPWISVFPGLAIMAAVLAFNLLGDGLRDVLDPNEQ; this comes from the coding sequence GTGGCCGCCATTGATTCTGCGCTCCGCGCCACGCCGGCCCTGCCCCAGCGCGCGGCCTGGAGCCGTCCGCTGCGGCGGCTCAGCCGCAGCGCGGTCGTCGTGGTCGGCGCGATCGGCGCTGCCCTCATCGTGGGCATGGCGCTCTTCGCCAACGTGATCGCCCCCTCGCCGCCCGACGTGCAGAACTTCGACCTGATCGAGGCCCGGCCGAGCGCGCAGGCCTGGTTCGGGACGGACCGCTTCGGGCGAGACGTGCTCAGCCGGGTCATCTACGGCTCGCGCATCTCGCTCTACGTCGCGGCGACGTCCATCTCGGTCGCCATGCTGGCGGGCGGCGTGCTCGGCCTCGCCGCGGGCTATCTCGGCGGCGCGTGGGACAACGTGATCAACCGCGTGCTCGACGTGTTCTTCAGCGTGCCCGGGCTGCTCCTCTCCGTGGGCATCGCGGCCATGCGCGGGCCCGGCGTCAACAGCGCGGTCATCGCCATCGCCATCGTCTACATCCCGATCTTCGCGCGCGTGATGCGGGCGCCCGTGCTCGCCGAGCGCGAGAAGGAATACGTGGAGGCGGTGCGTGCGCTCGGCGCCTCGCGCTGGGTGGTGGCGCTCAAGCACGTCCTGCCCAACGTCATCTCGCCCTTCGTCGTACAGGGCACCGTCGCCTTCTCCCAGGCCATCCTGATCGAAGCCTCGCTCAGCTATCTCGGGCTCTCCGCCCAGCCACCCACGCCGTCGTGGGGGAACATGCTCAACGAGGGGCGCACGTATCTCGAGACCGCGCCCTGGATCTCCGTCTTCCCCGGCCTCGCGATCATGGCCGCCGTCCTCGCCTTCAACCTCTTGGGCGACGGCCTGCGCGACGTCCTCGACCCCAACGAGCAGTGA
- a CDS encoding MBL fold metallo-hydrolase gives MPPESVDLVICTHLHVDHVGWNTRLDNGRWVPTFPRARHLFARREFEHWASEKDEDTRRILADSVQPVLDAGLATLVEMDHRVSDELWLEPTPGHTPGHVSVRLHSGDEQAVITGDLMHCPVQVAEPGWGSHFDSDMEEARKTRRAFCERYADGRVRVLGTHFHHPTAGHIRRHGDSWRFIVES, from the coding sequence GTGCCGCCGGAGTCGGTGGACCTCGTGATCTGCACGCATCTGCACGTGGACCACGTGGGCTGGAACACGCGCCTGGACAACGGCCGCTGGGTCCCGACGTTCCCGCGCGCCCGCCACCTCTTCGCGCGGCGCGAGTTCGAGCACTGGGCGAGCGAGAAGGACGAGGACACGCGGCGTATCCTCGCCGACAGCGTGCAGCCGGTGCTGGACGCCGGGCTGGCGACCCTCGTCGAGATGGATCACCGCGTGTCCGACGAGCTCTGGCTCGAGCCCACACCAGGACACACCCCGGGCCACGTGAGCGTGCGGCTGCACTCGGGCGACGAGCAAGCGGTTATCACTGGTGATCTGATGCACTGCCCCGTGCAGGTGGCCGAGCCGGGATGGGGCAGCCACTTCGACTCCGACATGGAAGAGGCGCGGAAGACGCGGCGGGCCTTCTGCGAGCGCTATGCGGACGGGAGGGTGCGAGTCCTCGGCACGCACTTCCACCACCCCACCGCCGGCCATATCCGGCGTCACGGTGACTCGTGGCGCTTCATCGTGGAGAGCTGA
- a CDS encoding SDR family NAD(P)-dependent oxidoreductase, whose protein sequence is MDLQGRAAFVTGGSGDLGAAICERLARAGCDVAVGYLSNKDGADRVADVVKGLGRKATMMQLDQADAAACEPAVNTAATGLGRLDILVNNAGWNIGIPFPELDKLTAEVWDQLQHTNLRGPFLLAKAAAPHMKKQGAGRIVNIASIAGHRPMGSSIGYATSKAALVHLTRCLAVALAPAITVNCVSPGLIEGTRMAQRIPPAVAESVRKSVVLGRGADVKDIAAQVETFCRADSVTGQVLVVDGGLVFH, encoded by the coding sequence ATGGACCTTCAGGGGCGCGCGGCCTTCGTCACCGGCGGCTCGGGCGATCTGGGCGCGGCCATCTGCGAGCGGCTGGCGCGCGCAGGCTGCGACGTGGCGGTGGGCTATCTGAGCAACAAGGATGGCGCGGACAGGGTCGCCGACGTGGTGAAGGGCCTCGGGCGCAAGGCGACCATGATGCAGTTGGATCAGGCGGACGCCGCCGCGTGCGAGCCCGCAGTGAACACCGCGGCCACCGGGCTGGGCCGCCTCGACATCCTCGTGAACAACGCCGGCTGGAACATCGGCATCCCGTTTCCCGAGCTCGACAAGCTCACGGCGGAGGTGTGGGACCAGCTGCAGCACACGAACCTGCGCGGCCCCTTTCTCCTCGCCAAGGCGGCGGCGCCACACATGAAGAAGCAGGGCGCCGGGCGCATCGTGAACATCGCGAGCATCGCCGGACACCGGCCGATGGGTAGCTCCATCGGCTACGCGACCAGCAAGGCCGCGCTCGTGCACCTCACGCGCTGTCTCGCAGTGGCGCTGGCCCCTGCCATCACGGTGAACTGCGTGTCGCCCGGCTTGATCGAGGGCACGCGCATGGCCCAGCGCATCCCGCCCGCGGTGGCGGAGAGCGTGCGCAAGTCCGTCGTGCTGGGCCGCGGCGCGGACGTCAAGGACATCGCCGCGCAGGTGGAGACGTTTTGCCGTGCCGACAGCGTGACCGGCCAGGTCTTGGTGGTCGACGGCGGCCTCGTCTTCCACTAG
- a CDS encoding DmsE family decaheme c-type cytochrome produces MSVLGAAGAILIAVGVITGALLLPASAPAQKTPAEAPPATTQTGTTPPAGAPPAPAALPEGYVGAETCRACHGEQFEKFSRTKMGRLFLRQPRNSQEGLACESCHGPGGEHVAKGGGKGVGGMISFAKNDKTPVDKRNQMCLTCHNKGSHMFWRGSAHEARDVACTNCHKIMEDISPRHQLARPTDIETCGTCHIDKRAAAAKFSRHPMLEGKMGCTSCHNPHGSITPALLKEPSLNDTCFNCHAEKRGPFLWGHAPVVESCANCHDPHGSNHEKMLKLSRPRLCQQCHIESRHPTSPYGRDTGSLKFVMGRACSDCHVQIHGSNHPSGHAFTR; encoded by the coding sequence GTGAGCGTCCTCGGCGCCGCCGGCGCGATCCTGATCGCGGTCGGCGTGATCACGGGCGCCCTGCTGTTGCCTGCTTCCGCGCCCGCCCAGAAGACGCCGGCGGAAGCGCCACCCGCGACGACGCAAACCGGGACGACGCCACCCGCGGGAGCGCCACCCGCCCCGGCTGCGCTGCCCGAGGGGTACGTGGGTGCCGAGACCTGCAGGGCCTGCCACGGGGAGCAGTTCGAGAAGTTCTCGCGCACCAAGATGGGCCGCCTCTTCCTCAGGCAGCCTCGCAACTCGCAGGAGGGCCTGGCCTGCGAGAGCTGCCACGGCCCCGGTGGCGAGCACGTGGCCAAGGGGGGCGGCAAGGGCGTGGGCGGCATGATCAGCTTCGCCAAGAACGACAAGACGCCCGTCGACAAGCGCAACCAGATGTGCCTGACCTGCCACAACAAGGGCAGTCACATGTTCTGGCGGGGCAGCGCCCACGAGGCCCGCGACGTGGCGTGCACGAATTGCCACAAAATCATGGAGGACATCTCGCCCCGCCACCAGCTTGCGCGCCCGACCGACATCGAGACCTGCGGCACCTGCCACATCGACAAGCGGGCGGCCGCCGCGAAATTCTCTCGCCATCCGATGCTCGAGGGCAAGATGGGGTGCACCTCCTGCCACAACCCCCACGGGTCGATCACCCCCGCGCTCCTCAAGGAGCCCTCACTGAACGACACGTGCTTCAACTGCCACGCCGAGAAGCGCGGGCCGTTCCTGTGGGGGCACGCGCCTGTCGTCGAGAGCTGCGCGAACTGCCACGACCCGCACGGCTCCAACCACGAAAAGATGCTCAAGCTTTCCCGGCCGCGGCTCTGTCAGCAATGCCACATCGAGAGCCGACATCCGACCTCGCCGTACGGCCGTGATACCGGTTCCCTCAAGTTCGTGATGGGGCGAGCCTGCTCGGACTGTCACGTCCAGATCCACGGCTCCAACCACCCATCGGGCCACGCCTTTACCCGTTAG
- a CDS encoding MtrB/PioB family decaheme-associated outer membrane protein — MRAIGRTGLILVVLVAPLVAAPAWAQTPLGGWVLEGGLEAGVRFLPDEPSKNEQAKFQEYRDIQEGLFLESLRLRLRTDDEKHFIELGGRAWGLKDQEYLLGVGRLGLWEGGFEWNQIPHTFSTNARFMAGENPPGFFVLPTPRTPLNAHNSAGEPDDISLLRKDARFFFKLTPTPWLDLTAEYTKIRKDGERPFGMAFGSPGNNFYEILEPIQQTTHDFRVKAVIARETWQLQFSYGFSAFRNDLDVVRADNPCFGLTAAVTAASPGCGGDATGAPERGQTALTPNNTAHTFALGGGVSLPWWRTHLSGNVSYSLRLQDQAFQPQTINPALTSSPLLGLPAKSLDGTVGITTVNFNATSRPLPPLSLTLRYRLFDFNDMTDEHIFAANVVNDRSITAEAQRAARFEQTRQNVDGEARWRFGTMAAVGLGGGWEYINRSKNREVDNSDEYFARAVLDVTPLEWLLARLTYRPSFRRIGRYDPAAQLERTTVEDVTADAISTAQSPLLRKLDESDRDRQRVDLMIELMPIENFTTSFSTSFRNDNYYNSTLGLQDATAWTAGVDLTWTPSDRISLTAGYNHESILQRQRSRSRPVSGGFALDFPDFDWITTTTDTIETFYVGLRAALIPRTLDLLFGARFEYALSDAANRNPGAVTSGSLAQRNTATAQHFPATDDSMFRLDVAARYHFLKHWTATVGYAFEMFHKDNWQTNQLNPFLPGVTSIWQGNDFKDYTAHIVTFTLGYRF, encoded by the coding sequence ATGAGAGCGATCGGACGGACCGGTCTGATCCTCGTGGTGCTGGTGGCGCCGCTGGTGGCGGCCCCGGCCTGGGCGCAGACCCCGCTCGGCGGCTGGGTGCTTGAGGGGGGATTGGAGGCGGGCGTCCGCTTCCTCCCGGATGAGCCGTCGAAGAACGAGCAGGCCAAGTTCCAGGAGTATCGGGACATCCAGGAGGGCCTCTTCCTCGAGTCGCTGAGGCTCCGGCTCCGTACCGACGACGAGAAGCACTTCATCGAGCTCGGAGGGCGCGCGTGGGGCCTGAAGGACCAGGAGTACTTGCTCGGGGTCGGACGCCTGGGTTTGTGGGAAGGCGGGTTCGAGTGGAACCAGATCCCGCACACCTTCTCGACCAATGCGCGCTTCATGGCCGGCGAGAACCCGCCCGGGTTCTTCGTGCTGCCCACCCCACGCACGCCGCTCAACGCGCACAACTCGGCGGGGGAGCCGGACGACATCTCGCTCCTCCGGAAAGACGCGCGGTTCTTCTTCAAGCTGACGCCGACGCCCTGGCTCGACCTCACCGCCGAGTACACGAAAATCCGCAAGGACGGCGAGCGGCCGTTCGGCATGGCGTTCGGGTCCCCCGGCAACAACTTCTACGAGATCCTCGAGCCCATCCAGCAGACCACCCACGATTTCCGCGTCAAGGCGGTGATCGCGCGGGAGACGTGGCAGCTGCAGTTCTCATACGGCTTTTCCGCCTTCCGCAACGACCTGGACGTGGTGAGGGCGGACAACCCCTGCTTCGGGTTGACGGCGGCGGTGACCGCGGCCTCGCCGGGGTGCGGTGGTGACGCCACTGGCGCCCCCGAGCGCGGCCAGACCGCGCTGACGCCCAACAACACCGCGCACACGTTCGCGCTCGGCGGCGGCGTCAGCCTGCCCTGGTGGCGGACGCACCTGAGCGGCAACGTGTCCTACAGCTTGCGCCTGCAGGATCAGGCGTTCCAGCCCCAGACGATCAATCCGGCGCTGACCTCCTCGCCCCTCCTCGGGCTGCCCGCCAAGAGTCTCGACGGGACGGTCGGGATCACGACCGTGAACTTCAACGCGACGAGCCGGCCGCTGCCGCCGCTGAGCCTGACGCTCCGGTACCGGCTCTTCGATTTCAACGACATGACCGACGAGCACATCTTCGCGGCCAACGTGGTCAACGATCGGAGCATCACCGCGGAGGCGCAGCGGGCCGCCCGCTTCGAGCAGACCCGGCAGAACGTGGACGGCGAGGCCCGCTGGCGCTTCGGCACGATGGCGGCCGTGGGCCTCGGCGGCGGGTGGGAGTACATCAATCGCTCCAAGAACCGCGAGGTCGACAACAGCGACGAGTACTTCGCCCGCGCGGTCCTGGACGTCACGCCGTTGGAGTGGCTGCTCGCGCGCCTGACCTACCGGCCCTCGTTCCGTCGCATCGGGAGATACGACCCCGCCGCGCAGCTCGAACGGACCACCGTGGAGGATGTGACCGCCGACGCGATCTCGACCGCCCAGTCGCCCCTCCTCCGCAAGCTGGACGAGTCGGACCGTGACCGGCAGCGTGTGGACCTCATGATCGAGCTCATGCCGATCGAGAACTTCACCACATCATTCAGCACCAGCTTCCGGAACGACAACTACTACAACTCGACGCTCGGGCTACAGGACGCCACCGCGTGGACGGCCGGCGTCGATCTGACCTGGACGCCGTCGGACCGGATCTCGCTGACCGCCGGCTACAATCACGAGTCGATCTTGCAGCGGCAGCGCTCGCGCAGCCGGCCGGTCAGCGGCGGGTTCGCCCTCGACTTCCCCGACTTCGACTGGATCACGACCACCACCGACACCATCGAGACGTTCTATGTCGGGCTGCGCGCGGCGCTCATCCCCCGAACGCTCGACCTCTTGTTCGGGGCCCGGTTCGAGTACGCCCTGAGCGACGCGGCGAACCGCAACCCGGGTGCGGTCACGAGCGGCTCGCTCGCCCAGCGAAACACGGCGACGGCCCAGCACTTTCCGGCCACCGACGACAGCATGTTCCGCCTCGACGTGGCCGCGCGCTATCACTTCCTGAAGCACTGGACGGCCACCGTCGGCTATGCGTTCGAGATGTTCCACAAGGACAACTGGCAGACCAACCAGCTGAACCCCTTCCTCCCCGGCGTGACCTCCATCTGGCAGGGGAACGACTTCAAGGACTACACCGCGCACATCGTCACGTTCACCCTCGGCTACCGGTTCTAG
- a CDS encoding PAS and helix-turn-helix domain-containing protein — protein sequence MEQLGLDLTGALAGAADGAIVVGREGRILAWNRAAERILGYRAGEVIGRPCCEVLAGRDAGGGRICEPDCRVMLMAHGGRAAESFDMRALTKARRPVWLNVSTLTARCAGRTFVAHLFRNVTATRELREPVEPEPAKVPGEPPDSSLTPRELQVIGLLARGMGTREMADRLQVSRATIRNHVQSILGKLGVHSRLEAVARVSGRQFIARLTTGAAALWALSPVISA from the coding sequence ATGGAGCAGCTGGGGTTGGATCTGACGGGTGCGCTCGCCGGTGCCGCCGACGGGGCCATCGTCGTCGGCCGGGAGGGACGTATCCTCGCCTGGAATCGGGCCGCCGAGCGAATCTTGGGCTATCGGGCTGGCGAGGTCATCGGGCGTCCGTGCTGCGAGGTCCTCGCGGGGCGGGACGCCGGCGGCGGCCGGATCTGCGAGCCGGACTGCCGGGTGATGCTCATGGCGCACGGAGGTCGGGCCGCCGAGAGCTTCGACATGCGGGCGCTCACGAAGGCTCGGCGTCCCGTCTGGCTCAACGTGAGCACGCTCACCGCGCGCTGCGCTGGCCGAACCTTTGTGGCCCATCTGTTCCGCAATGTCACCGCGACGCGGGAACTACGGGAGCCGGTTGAGCCCGAGCCGGCAAAGGTCCCGGGCGAGCCGCCGGACTCGAGTCTGACCCCACGAGAGCTACAGGTGATCGGGCTCCTTGCCCGGGGAATGGGCACCCGCGAGATGGCGGACCGCCTGCAGGTAAGCCGGGCGACGATTCGCAATCACGTACAGAGCATACTCGGCAAGCTCGGCGTGCACAGCCGTCTCGAGGCCGTCGCGCGAGTGAGCGGCCGCCAGTTCATTGCCCGATTGACCACGGGCGCGGCGGCGCTGTGGGCCCTGTCGCCGGTCATATCCGCCTGA
- a CDS encoding N-acyl homoserine lactonase family protein, with translation MPPAPYRIHAVRYAHRKCTTSEAFYGDHHNGPMTMDYFVWALTNGSETVVVDLGFTEAVGTARGRQFLRPIDRGLAEVGVDCRQVQHVILSHFHYDHVGNYALFPNATFYVQDAEMAFYTGRNAAQGAFRRSVEVEDICALIRLNYDRRLVFVDGGMEVVPGVRVQKVGGHTAGMQIVTVAHAKGQAVVASDASHYYRNFEERIPFNTLHDLPGMYRAFDTIRELASNPELVIPGHDPLVLERLKKVGNGIVEL, from the coding sequence ATGCCCCCTGCCCCCTATCGGATCCACGCGGTGCGCTACGCCCACCGGAAGTGCACGACGTCGGAGGCCTTCTACGGCGACCACCACAACGGCCCCATGACCATGGACTACTTCGTGTGGGCGCTGACCAATGGCTCGGAGACGGTGGTGGTGGACCTGGGCTTCACCGAGGCGGTGGGCACCGCGCGCGGGCGGCAGTTCCTGCGTCCCATCGACCGCGGCCTCGCCGAGGTGGGCGTGGATTGTCGCCAGGTCCAGCACGTGATCCTCAGCCACTTCCACTACGACCACGTGGGGAACTACGCCCTCTTCCCGAACGCGACGTTCTACGTGCAGGACGCGGAGATGGCGTTCTACACGGGGCGCAACGCCGCCCAGGGCGCGTTTCGCCGCTCGGTCGAGGTGGAGGACATCTGCGCGCTGATCCGTCTGAACTACGATCGCCGCCTCGTCTTCGTGGACGGCGGCATGGAGGTCGTGCCGGGCGTGCGGGTGCAGAAGGTGGGCGGGCACACCGCGGGCATGCAGATCGTCACGGTGGCCCACGCCAAGGGGCAGGCAGTCGTGGCCTCGGATGCCTCGCACTACTACCGGAACTTCGAGGAGCGCATCCCCTTCAACACGCTGCACGACCTGCCGGGCATGTACCGCGCCTTCGACACGATTCGCGAGCTAGCGTCCAACCCCGAGCTCGTGATCCCCGGCCACGACCCCCTCGTGCTCGAGCGGCTCAAGAAGGTGGGCAACGGCATTGTCGAGCTGTGA
- a CDS encoding NAD(P)-dependent oxidoreductase — translation MKVGFIGVGTMGAFMASNLQAAGHALIVNDVRKEAAGPHLAAGAVWAATPREVAKDAEVIFTSLPGPPEVEAVALGPDGLISGMQRGAAYFDLSTNSPNLVRRLHAAFAEKGFHLLDAPVSGGPRGAKTRKLALWIGGERAQFDKWKLVLDAIGDQAYYVGPIGAGSVAKLVHNCAGYAIQTALAEVFTMGVKAGVDPLTLFQAVRQGAQGRRRTFDGLIDQFLPGTFDPPAFALKLAHKDVSLATAVGREFGVPMRVANLALEELTEALNRGWGGRDSRVAMLLQEERAGVKIAVPPEQVRGVVDKA, via the coding sequence ATGAAAGTCGGATTCATCGGGGTCGGCACCATGGGCGCCTTCATGGCGTCCAATCTGCAGGCGGCAGGCCACGCCCTCATCGTGAACGATGTGCGGAAGGAAGCCGCGGGTCCGCATCTGGCCGCCGGCGCCGTCTGGGCGGCCACGCCGCGGGAAGTCGCGAAGGACGCGGAGGTCATCTTCACCTCGCTGCCCGGTCCGCCGGAGGTCGAGGCGGTCGCGCTCGGCCCGGATGGGCTCATCAGCGGCATGCAGCGCGGCGCCGCGTACTTCGATCTCAGCACCAACTCGCCCAACCTCGTGCGGCGGCTCCACGCCGCGTTCGCCGAGAAGGGCTTCCATCTCCTCGACGCGCCGGTGAGCGGCGGCCCGCGAGGCGCCAAGACGCGCAAGCTCGCCCTCTGGATCGGCGGCGAGCGCGCCCAGTTCGACAAGTGGAAGCTCGTGCTCGACGCCATCGGCGATCAGGCGTACTACGTGGGGCCGATCGGCGCGGGCTCGGTGGCCAAGCTCGTCCACAACTGCGCGGGCTACGCTATCCAGACCGCCCTCGCCGAGGTGTTCACGATGGGCGTGAAGGCGGGCGTGGACCCGCTCACGCTGTTCCAGGCGGTGCGGCAGGGCGCGCAGGGCCGGCGCCGCACGTTCGACGGGTTGATCGACCAGTTCCTGCCCGGCACGTTCGACCCGCCGGCCTTCGCGCTCAAGCTCGCGCACAAGGACGTCTCGCTGGCCACCGCGGTGGGTCGCGAGTTCGGCGTGCCCATGAGAGTGGCGAATCTGGCGCTGGAGGAGCTGACGGAGGCGCTCAATCGCGGCTGGGGCGGGCGCGACTCGCGCGTGGCCATGCTGCTGCAGGAGGAGCGCGCGGGCGTGAAGATCGCGGTGCCGCCGGAGCAGGTGCGCGGGGTGGTCGACAAGGCGTAG
- a CDS encoding TauD/TfdA family dioxygenase, producing the protein MPSPDWVVPFPERAAAELEGFVAGLRRDPLPTVLLTPPTEGFIACRAVMAEVGERLRGPLGLAVVDRVQVERYAEDENRAIGWVLGSLLGRLVAQKWEGAMLYDVRDTGKRLEYGVRRSVTNLELQFHTDAPWLALPPEYVGLLCLNQAPEGGVSRFVSLTDAHDTLGRRSPDLLKRLYHPFPFDRQAEHAPEDAKVTWQPVFAGSGDRPLCRYNRALIETGAGLAQETLDPDGCEALDAMRELVEAPARWVELTIARGQLQYLDNRRFAHARTPFMDGAAPDQKRHLIRLWNRDEGRRSFHG; encoded by the coding sequence ATGCCGTCGCCGGACTGGGTGGTTCCCTTTCCCGAACGGGCGGCCGCGGAGCTGGAGGGATTCGTCGCGGGCCTTCGGCGCGATCCGCTCCCGACCGTGCTGCTCACCCCGCCGACGGAGGGATTCATCGCCTGCCGCGCGGTGATGGCCGAGGTCGGCGAGCGGCTGCGGGGGCCGCTCGGGCTTGCCGTGGTCGACCGGGTGCAGGTCGAGCGCTACGCCGAGGACGAGAATCGCGCCATCGGCTGGGTGCTCGGCTCCCTGCTGGGCCGGCTGGTCGCCCAGAAGTGGGAGGGGGCCATGCTGTACGACGTCCGCGACACCGGCAAGCGCCTGGAGTACGGGGTGCGCCGCTCGGTCACGAACCTCGAGCTGCAGTTCCACACCGACGCGCCGTGGCTCGCGCTGCCGCCCGAGTACGTGGGTCTGCTCTGCCTGAATCAGGCGCCGGAGGGCGGGGTGAGCCGCTTCGTGAGCCTGACCGACGCGCACGACACGCTGGGCCGGCGCTCGCCCGATCTGCTCAAGCGGCTCTATCATCCGTTCCCGTTCGACCGGCAGGCCGAGCACGCGCCGGAGGACGCGAAGGTGACGTGGCAGCCCGTCTTCGCCGGAAGCGGAGACAGGCCACTCTGCCGCTACAACCGCGCGCTCATCGAGACCGGCGCGGGGCTGGCCCAGGAGACGCTGGATCCGGACGGGTGCGAGGCGCTGGACGCGATGCGGGAGCTGGTGGAGGCGCCCGCTCGGTGGGTGGAGCTGACGATCGCGCGCGGCCAGCTCCAGTATCTCGACAACCGCCGCTTCGCCCACGCGCGCACGCCGTTCATGGACGGCGCGGCGCCGGATCAGAAGCGCCATCTCATCCGGCTCTGGAATCGCGACGAGGGCCGGCGGAGCTTCCACGGCTGA